From the genome of Bacteroidota bacterium:
TGGCGGCATTCTCGGCGGATGGCTGGGCAACTATGCGACTTATCCTGAAAATTGGTTCCTGTCACCGCAGTTTCTGATCGGTGCCGTCCTGTTTTTGGTGGGGGCCGTGATCAATTTGCATTCGGATACGGTATTGTTGCGCTTGCGCAAGCCTGGCGAAACAGGTTACAAGATTCCCAAGGGCGGCATGTTCAGGTTTGTGAGTTGCCCGAATCTCTTGGGAGAAGTCGTCGAATGGATCGGATTCGGGCTGATGGGCTGGAACATCGCGACCTTGAGCTTCGCCGTCTGGACGGCTGCCAATGTTTTGCCACGAGCGATCGACCATCATCGCTGGTACTTGGACAAATTTCCCGATTATCCCAAGGAGCGGAAGGCAGTTGTGCCGTTTTTGTGGTAGGATAATTATGGACGCAGTTGCCTGCCCAAATGCGATTTTTCTGCAAATTCGAGGATGATTCACCGTTTGCCTGAGCCTGATTACGAACGTTTGGAATTTAAACCCAATTACGTTTTGCGGTTCGTATTGGCTTGGTTGGTGATCGCCGTTGGCATTTATTGGATGCTCGACAAGCAACTGGTTTATTCGGTGATGGATGTGCTTGGGCTTCACAAAAGTGTGAGTTTGCGCATTGCCTACGCCTTCATGCCTTGGTATTTTCTCGGAGCAGCCTATTCGCTCAAGGGCAAATACCTACAGTTTGACCGACAAACTGGCGAAATTCAGACCACTTGGGGCATTTCGGGTATTATTGCGCCGTGGAAAAGGGCGGGCAGCTTTGCCGTAGACGGGCAAATTTTGTTTGAATACTGCGAATTAGACCTTCGGCCATTGTGTGTGGTTTCCTATCGTTCGACTGACCAAGATGTTTGGCAACCCTTGCATGTCTATAACGGTTGGGACGATGCCCATTCCGCGGCAGAAATCATCCGGAAATGGGAGCCGCGGCTCCAGGTCGAGGAATTTCAGGAGCAGACGATGGCTGCAAAACTGAAGGATCTGAAGCCTTTGGTGAGTTGATGGATGATTTGATTAGAGTCCAAGTTATTTTGTTTAATCAATTGAATAATAATGAACTATGGATTTATTGTTCATTTTGGTCGGGTAATGTTTCTGCAAAGTAGGTTTGGGCAATTTGCGCCACCGCCGCAACTTTGAGCAAACAATTCACAAAACATTTCACCAAAATGAAAAAACAAATTTTGCACAAGCTGCTATTGTTTCTGCTGTTCAACATTCTGATCTGCGCGACTGTGCCTGCGCAAGCCCTTCAGATTGTCTCTACGTCTTCCACCCCGGCCTGCGGCGCGGATGGGAGCGCTACCGTCAATGTTATTGGCGGCACCCCACCTTATACGTACTACTGGCTCGGCCCCAACGGGATGCAAACGACCCCCACCAATACACTTACTGGTGTAGGCGGTGGGGATTATCGCGCAATTGTAGAAGATGCTGCTGCGGGATGGGTTGCACAATGGATTACGATTCCACGTCCATTTCTCCCGGTCCTCACAACTACGGATGATGTCTGCAACGGCGGCATCGGAGCTGCAACTGTGAACGTAACGGGTGGAAATCCGCCGTTTTCCTATCTCTGGAGCAATGGGCAATCTACCAGCGCGATTACAGGGCTATCCGCAGGTGTTTATGAAGTGACGATCACCGATGATGTTACGGGCTGTTACATCTCCCCGCAGATGGACTCGTCGTTATATGCCGTCATACAGAATACTTCACCGGTGCAGCTGACGACAAGTTCTGTGGGAACTACCTGCGCAAATGGACAGGCGAGCGTTGTCGCGACGGGAGGTACTGCCCCGTACAGCTACTTCTGGAGTACAACTCCGCCGCAGTACACCGCCATAGCTTCCGGACTCAATTCTGGCTCGTATCAAGTGACCGTTACCGATGCCGTGGGCTGTACAGCAACACGTTGGGCATGGGTTAGTCAATTGCCAAACGGGATCACGGCCGCTGTCGGAGGTACGGATGAAACCTGCCTTCAGGCGAATGGGTCTGCATTTGTGACCGTGAGTGGCGGAGTGCCACCTTATGCCTATCAATGGAGCAACGGTACGGTTGCACCCGCGATTACCAATCTGAGTTATGGCAACTATTCCGTCACGATTACGGACGCCTTCGGCTGCACCAAAATTGCTCAACGACATGTTGCGCGTACCGAACCACTGACCTTGACGCTTACCGAAACCGTGCCCAATTGCAACAATACCGGCGGTGCCATGTCCGTTGCCGTGACGGGCGGTACTTCTCCCTACAGCTACCTCTGGAACAATGGGCAAACGACAAATTCGATTTCCAACCTTTCCGCTGGCTACCACGGACTCCGGGTGCAAGATGCAAATGGCTGCGAGGACTATTCCTATGAGGACTTGGAACTTCCCCAGAATTGCTACGGCCTGGTAACGGGTAACATTTACGGAGACATGAATGCCAACTGCACGAACGATCTTGGCGATCTGCCTTTTGGTGGAACTGTCGTCGAAGTTGGTTCGAGCTGGGTTCCGACCAATTATCAAGGCTATTACGAAGAATATGTTCTTCCCGGAAGTGTCACCATTGAGCAGACCGTGGTTCCCGAGTATTTCGCAGTAGCCTGTCCCGTAGCACCCGGCACCATCACCCTGCCAAATGTGGCTGCCGGAACAACGTATGCAGGAAATGATTTCTACGATCAAGCGACGAGTATAACCTCCGATTTGAGGGTACAGTTCTGGAGCGGTCCAGCGCGTCCAACAGCGCCCCAATTGGTCACCATCGGGTATCAAAATGCAGGTTCTACTGCCTTGAATGCCACCGTGAGTTTTGTCCATGATCCGCTTATGACGCTCTTGAATGGCGGTTCCAATCTCACGAATTACAATCCTGGCACAAGGACGCTCACCTACAATATCGGGGTTTTGCATCCACATCAAGCTGGTTATTTGCAAGCGTCATTTTCCATCCCGACGAATGCCGTTTTTGGGACGCCTTGGTCGCATACGGTTGAGATTTTGCCGTCTGCGAATGATGTTTTTCCATCAGACAACAGTTATACCGCCGGCGCAACCGTCATTGCAGCCTACGATCCCAACCGCAAAACGGTCGTGCCCGAGGGCCAACTTCAACCCGATGTCGATTCCCTGCTCACCTACACCATCGAATTTCAAAACACCGGCAATGATACTGCCTTCACGGTCAGGCTGATGGACACACTTGATGCCGATTTGGATCCACTTTCCATCGAAGTCCTCGGCGCAAGCCATCCCTTCACATGGGACATCGACGCCCCAGGCTTTCTTGAATTCAGATTCGACCACATCATGCTGCCCGATAGCCATATCAACGAACCGGCAAGCCATGGTTGGCTCATGTACCGCATCAAGCTCAAGGACAACCTTCCCCTGGGAACGCAGATCACCAACACTGCTTCGATCTACTTTGACTACAATGCGCCGGTGGTCACCAATACGACGCTGAACACATTTGACCTTGTAGCCATCGACGGTCCAACTGAGTTGGAGCGCAACTTCAGCCTTTACCCCAATCCGGCGCATCAGCAGGTGAATGTCCAGTTGGATGCAACTTGGTCAGGTAAAACTGAGGTCCGGCTTTTGGACCTCAATGGCCGTGGCTTGCGGTCATTCCAACTCGGCCCGTCCCAACACCATTTCGCATTGGATGTTTCCGACCTCCCAGCCGGAATGTACCTTGTGGAATGTATCAACGCTAAGTGTCGGGAGGTTCAGAAACTCATCGTACAGTAATTCCTTTTCATCTTTTTCAGCGCCAAAAAGGTCACTCCATTGGGGTGGCCTTTTTAGTTGTCGGAATCACCATTCCCCCCTCCCAAAGCAGGAGCATCAGCATCAAAACCAAGTAGGGCGCCAGAAATCGGGGGCGGTACGAGATATAAACCAGATGAAAGACAATCGGAATCGCTGTGAGCATGCCCATCACCAGCAATTCCCAAGTCGTTCTGCGGCGGATCCAAAGTACCAATCCGGCGACCAAAACAAGCCACCAAAGCCACCAAACCACAGGCATGTACACATTGCCAAATTCAAGGCTGCGCCAGATTTTGGGGATTTCATTGGCATGGTCGGCGAGGTTGTAGCCGTAGTTGACCGCCATGAGGCTGTCGATATAGTCATATTCCGCTTGCGGATGGTAATAATGCAGGCCGGGCGTGAAGCGGTAGTCGATGTAATTGAGTGAATGGACAAAGTGGAAATTGTCGGTAACAAATTGTTTTTCGGCTTCCCAAAAATGGCGATCCATGATCTGCTTGGCGACGATCCCAAACAGGCTGTCGCAACTGTTGATGCCTTCGTGCGCTGCGTAACCGCGTCGTTCCCAGTCTGCAACGCAGTCCTTGTACCCCAGATAGGTCAATTCCCGACGCAGTTCGCGGTGAGCGACAAATTTTCCGTTTTGAAAGAGGTAAGGATGCACCCATCGGGCAAATTCGGGATTGCCGGCTTCGGTGCTGTCATACAAGGCCGAAGAGAAGTCCCAGCGCACCCGCCCTTCGACCGTGTAGATATCGCCTTCGTTGATCGTTCGCTGTCCCACAAAGACAAACATATAGCAGGCTGCAAACGGCAACAATGTAAGCATCAGTCCACGTAAGCGCGCCTTGAGCGGGAAGCCCGCACGCACAAGCATGAGCGCGAGCAACGGCATGTGGATCATCGCGCTCAACTTTGCCATAAAGCATAGCCCCATGGCAAGTCCCAAGAAAAGGGCGTCTTGCCAGCGTCCATAGCGCATCCACAAGATCAGCATCGCCACGGTGAGCAGCGCAAAGCTGGTAAAAAAGCTCTCCGCCAGCATGGAATGGTTGTAAAACATGGTCAGCGGCTCAAGCGCCGCCAACAAGCATGCGATCACCAACAGCCATTGCCGGCCATGAAACAACACTGTTGCCAAAAAGCTTGCCGACAGCGCAAAAAACAGGCTTTGGAGCCCCACGATGAACCAGACATCGGGCCAGATTTTTGTGCAAACCGCGATGTAAATATTCAACAAAGGGTTGTGATAAATGTCCCAACTCAGCCCGCCACGAATGAAAGAATTGGTATCGATCTCGTACAAGGGGGTGCCCAATGCGAGCATCGTCCATTGGATGGTCGCGATCAAAACGACGCCAATCCAAAAGAATTTATCCCGAAAAATTGTTGCGATGCGTTGCACGACGGAAAATTAAGCATTCTCTACGAGCAATTCTGCCTGGAATCTTACGCGATGGCGGATGCCGCTTGTTGCGATCAGATTCATGAAATTCACCATTTTATCTGGGATTGAGCAGGTTGGTTGTCCATTTTCTATTGCCAGTTGGGTCAAATTTTCATGAAAAGGGTTGTAATTCTAATGGAAAGAATGTAAGATTGTGCCAATTGTTGATTGATAATTGGCAGTGCGCGCTATTGTTCTCTAGCTATTTAGGAAAGGTTCCACTTTTTCTACCTCTTGGAATCTTAACCATTTTTCAAGATAGCTCCACTGCCAGAATAAAATCCGGGGAATGGTTGACTGCCATTTTCCGGTTTTTTCTTTTGCGGAAATGGGTCGTTACAGGTTTGCCTTTGCGTGGATCAGGCCCAAGTCATCGCATTGAGGATGTAATCGGTTACATTCACTGGCCGAACGGCGTCCTGTTTCGGCAGTTCCTGCATTAATTTTGCGATGGCGAATCCCCGAATGAAAGCAAATTCTGAGAGGTGATCTGCCAACGAAAAGCAAATGAAAACGAAAAAGAAACTTGTAGTGCTCACCGGCGCGGGCATCAGCGCTGAAAGTGGAATCGCGACCTTTCGCGGAAGCAACGGCCTCTGGGAAGGCCACGACGTGACCCAGGTTGCCTCTCCGCAAGGCTGGCAAAAGGACCGCGAGCTTGTCCTCGAATTTTACAATCAACGGCGCAGGCAGATGGTGAAATGCCATCCCAATGCCGGGCACAAAGCCTTGGCGGACCTCGAGCAGTATTTCGACGTGCAAATCATCACGCAAAACATCGACGATCTCCATGAGCGGGCCGGTTCGACCAAAATCCTGCACTTGCACGGGGAGATTCTCTATGCCCGCAGCACCCTCGATCCCAAGCTGTTGTATCTCTTGGAAGGCGGCAAGGACATCGTGGTCGGCGACAAATGCGAACGTGGCTCGCAACTGCGCCCGCACATTGTTTGGTTTGGCGAGGATGTGACAGAGTTTCAAAACGCTGTTTACCTTTCGAGGGAAGCAGATGTGTTTTTGGTGGTCGGCACCTCGCTCGTGGTTTATCCGGCGAATACCTTGGTGACCTATGCGCCCAAAAACGCACCGGTTTTCATCGTGGATCCCAACAAACCCGACATGGTTTCCGGCTCCAAGTACCGGTTTATCGAGGAACCCGCCACCACGGGCATGGCCAAAATCATGCAGGAGCTCATCGCGCTTTCTGAATAAACCTCCCGCTTTGTAGAATTTTGACATCCCCGTTTCGGGGAAATAGTGCCATGCGTGACCCCTCAAAGTCGCGCATGGCTGTTTTATGGCCCTATTTTTGCCTAATTTTCCAGCAAAATCCACCGTCAATGCCTCGAATCAAGGTTCTTGTCTTTTCGTTGATCCTTCTGCTTTCAGCCAATGCAATGTTTGCGCAGTTGGATCAATTGATGCCTGTCCCCAAAGTCGTCAAGCCGGGCACAGGGAAATTTCGCGTCACCGCCAAGTTCGTGGCAAGTATTCGAGAGAAGACTCCCACCCGTGCGGACGATGGTGTACGGCGGTTTTTGCAACGTCTCGACGGACGCACCGGCCTCAATATTCCTGATTTTCCCAACACCATTTCCTTTCCGGTCGATGGTTTGAATGTCCTGATCGACCACCCCGGGGAACTCAAACTCCATGAGGATGAGTCCTATATATTGGTAATTACCCCTTCACGTATGATGCTCGAGGCGGTGACCGATATCGGCGCACTCCGGGGAATGGAAACTGTACTGCAATTGCTCAGTGTGGATGGCGAAGGCTTTTATTTTCCCGCTTGCCGCATCGAAGATGCGCCGCGATTCCCCTGGCGCGGACTGCTCATCGACGTTTGCCGCCATTGGCAGCCGATGGATGTGATCAAACGCAACCTTGACGGCATGGCCGCAATGAAGCTCAACGTCTTTCATTGGCACCTCAGCGAAGACCAAGGCTTCCGCATCGAAAGCAAAAAGTTCCCCCGGCTCCATCAAATGGGCTCCAACGGCGATTATTTTACCCAAGAGCAAGTCAAAGAAGTGATCGCCTACGCTGATGCCCGTGGCATTCGAGTGGTACCCGAATTTGACATTCCCGGTCATAGCACTGCTTGGTTTGTCGGCCATCCCGAGCTCGCAAGTGCGCCGGGACCTTACGCGATCGAGAAAAAATTCGGGGTATTTGACCCCGCCATGAACCCCGCCAATGAAACCACCTACAAATTCCTGGACGAATTCCTGACCGAAATGTGCGCCCTGTTTCCCGACGAATATTTCCATATCGGCGGTGACGAAAACGAAGGCAAGCAATGGGAGAAAAATGCGGAGGTCAATCAACTTAAAAAGGACAAAGGCTTGGCCGACAACCATGCCGTTCAAGCCTATTTCAACCAGCGTCTGCTTGAAATCCTGACGGAAAACCGCAAGCGCATGGTTGGCTGGGACGAAATTTTGCAACCTTCGATGCCGACCAACATCGTGATCCAAAGCTGGCGCGGCAAGGAAGCTCTGATCAAGGCAGCGAATGCAGGCTATGACGTGATGCTCAGCAGCGGTTACTACATCGACCTTTGTCAGTCGGCGAGTTTCCACTACGGGCACGATCCATTGCCGGCCGATGTGGTGTTGGATGCCAAAGCAAAAGCCCATGTTTTGGGCGGCGAGGCGACGATGTGGGCCGAATTGGTTTCCCCGGAGACGATTGATTCACGGATTTGGCCGCGTACTTGCGCGATTGCCGAGCGGCTTTGGTCACCTGCGGAAGTCAAGGACGTCGCCGATATGTACCGCCGGCTCGCGAAGGTGAGCTTGAATCTCGAGGAATTGGGACTCACGCACTTGCGTTACGCCGAGGTGCTCATGCGCCGTGCCTTGGCTGGCGAGACAACGGGTCCGCTGCGGACATTGTGCGCGGTCATTGGCCCGTTGCAGGGGTACAAACGGCATGGCCAAGGAATTGCCTATTCGACGGAAACGCCCTTGACCCGCCTTCCTGACATGTGTGTGCCCGATCCGGAATTGCCGCGGGAGTTTGGACGCGCCGTCGATGAATTCCTCGCCAAATCAGACCCGATTCAGGGAATGGTCGTGAAAAATTGGCTCGATGTCTTCCGCAACAACCACAAGGAGCTCGAAAATCAGGCAGCCAACGCGCCTGCCATCCGGCCGATGTTGCCGATCTCGCAGCAATTGCAAGACCTGAGCACGGTGGGAATCGGTCTGCTCGACATGCTCGAAAAGGGCCAATCCGATGCCGCACGCAAGGATCAATACCGCCTCACGATCGAAAAAGCCCGCACACCCGTCCAAGAATGCGAAATTCAAATCGTGGATGCTGTGGCGAAGATTTGGGACAAGGGGAAATGAATGAGAAATGAGAATAGGATAAGGTAGCACATCAGGAAGTGTTGACGTAGTTAGCAGCCTTGAAAGTCATGAGTAATCGGCGGTTTCATGGACGTTTTCAGTTTGCAACAAGCAGGCAATTAATTTCTAATTTCTAATTTTTCATTTCTAATTATGCCCTCCCAATTTACAATAGAAGCAGTAGTTGACAGTCTGGATGCCGCCTTGGCGGCTGAAGCAGCAGGTGCAG
Proteins encoded in this window:
- a CDS encoding DUF1295 domain-containing protein → MVAQEIIFWLIVGWIAVAVGTFVALQFVAAPYGRHVKPGWGPTVSNRLGWLLMEMPGLILVPLLFFLGNGEKSIVHYVLVGCYVAHYIHRDLIYPFRTKTQGKRMPIAIMSSAIFFNLVNGGILGGWLGNYATYPENWFLSPQFLIGAVLFLVGAVINLHSDTVLLRLRKPGETGYKIPKGGMFRFVSCPNLLGEVVEWIGFGLMGWNIATLSFAVWTAANVLPRAIDHHRWYLDKFPDYPKERKAVVPFLW
- a CDS encoding family 20 glycosylhydrolase, giving the protein MPRIKVLVFSLILLLSANAMFAQLDQLMPVPKVVKPGTGKFRVTAKFVASIREKTPTRADDGVRRFLQRLDGRTGLNIPDFPNTISFPVDGLNVLIDHPGELKLHEDESYILVITPSRMMLEAVTDIGALRGMETVLQLLSVDGEGFYFPACRIEDAPRFPWRGLLIDVCRHWQPMDVIKRNLDGMAAMKLNVFHWHLSEDQGFRIESKKFPRLHQMGSNGDYFTQEQVKEVIAYADARGIRVVPEFDIPGHSTAWFVGHPELASAPGPYAIEKKFGVFDPAMNPANETTYKFLDEFLTEMCALFPDEYFHIGGDENEGKQWEKNAEVNQLKKDKGLADNHAVQAYFNQRLLEILTENRKRMVGWDEILQPSMPTNIVIQSWRGKEALIKAANAGYDVMLSSGYYIDLCQSASFHYGHDPLPADVVLDAKAKAHVLGGEATMWAELVSPETIDSRIWPRTCAIAERLWSPAEVKDVADMYRRLAKVSLNLEELGLTHLRYAEVLMRRALAGETTGPLRTLCAVIGPLQGYKRHGQGIAYSTETPLTRLPDMCVPDPELPREFGRAVDEFLAKSDPIQGMVVKNWLDVFRNNHKELENQAANAPAIRPMLPISQQLQDLSTVGIGLLDMLEKGQSDAARKDQYRLTIEKARTPVQECEIQIVDAVAKIWDKGK
- a CDS encoding T9SS type A sorting domain-containing protein — protein: MKKQILHKLLLFLLFNILICATVPAQALQIVSTSSTPACGADGSATVNVIGGTPPYTYYWLGPNGMQTTPTNTLTGVGGGDYRAIVEDAAAGWVAQWITIPRPFLPVLTTTDDVCNGGIGAATVNVTGGNPPFSYLWSNGQSTSAITGLSAGVYEVTITDDVTGCYISPQMDSSLYAVIQNTSPVQLTTSSVGTTCANGQASVVATGGTAPYSYFWSTTPPQYTAIASGLNSGSYQVTVTDAVGCTATRWAWVSQLPNGITAAVGGTDETCLQANGSAFVTVSGGVPPYAYQWSNGTVAPAITNLSYGNYSVTITDAFGCTKIAQRHVARTEPLTLTLTETVPNCNNTGGAMSVAVTGGTSPYSYLWNNGQTTNSISNLSAGYHGLRVQDANGCEDYSYEDLELPQNCYGLVTGNIYGDMNANCTNDLGDLPFGGTVVEVGSSWVPTNYQGYYEEYVLPGSVTIEQTVVPEYFAVACPVAPGTITLPNVAAGTTYAGNDFYDQATSITSDLRVQFWSGPARPTAPQLVTIGYQNAGSTALNATVSFVHDPLMTLLNGGSNLTNYNPGTRTLTYNIGVLHPHQAGYLQASFSIPTNAVFGTPWSHTVEILPSANDVFPSDNSYTAGATVIAAYDPNRKTVVPEGQLQPDVDSLLTYTIEFQNTGNDTAFTVRLMDTLDADLDPLSIEVLGASHPFTWDIDAPGFLEFRFDHIMLPDSHINEPASHGWLMYRIKLKDNLPLGTQITNTASIYFDYNAPVVTNTTLNTFDLVAIDGPTELERNFSLYPNPAHQQVNVQLDATWSGKTEVRLLDLNGRGLRSFQLGPSQHHFALDVSDLPAGMYLVECINAKCREVQKLIVQ
- a CDS encoding NAD-dependent deacylase; the protein is MKTKKKLVVLTGAGISAESGIATFRGSNGLWEGHDVTQVASPQGWQKDRELVLEFYNQRRRQMVKCHPNAGHKALADLEQYFDVQIITQNIDDLHERAGSTKILHLHGEILYARSTLDPKLLYLLEGGKDIVVGDKCERGSQLRPHIVWFGEDVTEFQNAVYLSREADVFLVVGTSLVVYPANTLVTYAPKNAPVFIVDPNKPDMVSGSKYRFIEEPATTGMAKIMQELIALSE